From Aliarcobacter butzleri, the proteins below share one genomic window:
- the fliI gene encoding flagellar protein export ATPase FliI, translating into MINIEELLNKIDSASLPIAFGRITNISAITLTAIGLEVAVGDIVRIESEQRLYSVLGMVTTINDSSFIIVPFSFIEGFKINDKVFLQRDGLTVKCGNGLLGRVVNALGEPIDNKGKIRDLDENSAINKISMSPLERGIIDQKFSTGVKAIDSMLTCGKGQKVGIFAGSGVGKSTLMGMIVKGCEAQVKVVALVGERGREIPEFIHYNLNDDLENTVIVAATSDESALMRKYGAFTAMSIAEYFRDKGLDVLLMMDSVTRFAMAQREIGLSTGEPPVSRGYPPSVFALLPQLMERAGNNQKGSITAFFTVLVDGDDMNDPIADQSRSILDGHIVLTRELTEQGFYPPINLLKSASRVMDKVVTKEHYNDFLKLKRVLSLIKENEVLVRVGAYKKGMDPELDNAMARKERIREFLTQSTQENVSFDEIITNFRKVLQ; encoded by the coding sequence ATGATTAATATAGAAGAATTATTAAATAAAATAGACTCTGCTTCTTTACCTATTGCTTTTGGAAGAATAACAAATATTTCAGCTATTACTTTAACGGCAATTGGGCTTGAAGTTGCAGTTGGTGATATTGTAAGAATAGAATCAGAACAACGATTATATTCCGTTTTAGGAATGGTTACAACTATAAATGATAGTTCTTTTATTATTGTGCCTTTTTCATTTATAGAAGGTTTTAAAATAAATGATAAAGTGTTTCTACAAAGAGATGGATTAACTGTAAAATGTGGAAATGGACTTTTAGGAAGAGTTGTTAATGCGTTGGGAGAACCAATTGATAATAAAGGTAAGATAAGAGATTTAGATGAAAATTCGGCCATAAATAAAATCTCTATGTCACCACTAGAAAGAGGAATAATTGATCAAAAGTTTTCTACAGGAGTTAAGGCAATAGATTCAATGTTGACTTGTGGAAAAGGTCAAAAAGTTGGTATTTTTGCAGGTTCTGGGGTTGGAAAATCAACTTTGATGGGTATGATAGTAAAAGGTTGTGAGGCTCAAGTAAAAGTTGTAGCATTAGTTGGAGAAAGGGGAAGGGAAATTCCTGAATTTATTCACTATAACTTAAATGATGATTTGGAAAATACAGTAATTGTTGCTGCAACTTCAGATGAGTCAGCATTAATGAGAAAATATGGTGCATTTACAGCTATGAGTATTGCTGAATATTTTAGAGATAAAGGTCTTGATGTTCTCCTTATGATGGATAGTGTGACAAGGTTTGCAATGGCTCAAAGAGAAATTGGACTAAGTACTGGTGAGCCACCAGTAAGCCGAGGTTATCCACCTTCTGTTTTTGCACTTTTACCACAATTAATGGAAAGAGCTGGAAATAACCAAAAAGGTTCAATAACAGCCTTTTTTACTGTTTTGGTTGATGGTGATGATATGAATGATCCAATTGCGGATCAAAGTAGGTCGATTCTAGATGGACATATTGTTTTAACAAGAGAATTAACTGAACAAGGATTTTATCCACCAATTAATCTTTTAAAATCTGCTTCAAGGGTTATGGATAAAGTTGTTACAAAAGAACACTATAATGATTTTTTAAAGTTAAAAAGAGTATTATCGCTAATAAAAGAGAATGAAGTTTTAGTTAGAGTTGGTGCATACAAAAAAGGTATGGATCCTGAGCTTGATAATGCAATGGCAAGAAAAGAGAGAATACGAGAGTTTTTAACTCAAAGTACACAAGAAAATGTCTCTTTTGATGAAATTATTACAAATTTTAGAAAGGTTTTACAATGA
- the flhA gene encoding flagellar biosynthesis protein FlhA codes for MNFDFKKIFTRDLIAVALFLSMLAIIIVPLNQEALDFFISVSLAISFLILLISLYIQKPADLTTFPTLILILVVFRLALSIATTRSILGEGHNGPDAVSSIITAFGQFVVGGNMVIGIIIFIILVLINFMVVTKGATRVAEVTARFTLDSMPGKQMAIDADLNAGFIDDIQAQARRKALISEANFYGAMDGSSKFVKGDAIASIIITLVNLVGGILVGLFQHNLSIAQAGETYTILTIGDGLVSQIPALLLSTATAIIITRSNTDDEKFATQTVNQLIKDSKSLILVGIGLMLFALVPGFPTFILMTMGLLMGGLGYIIIMIERGDNNIVTRFLKTPEVKKVDKPEDLKEKRRTASAADETQTIETIMKLEVLELKLGIRLLQLVQGNSELLDKIKAIRKTIASELGFVIPQIRISDDSYLSPNEYQLYLKRIPLVKGRIEVDKFLAMGGTGNEKLQGIHVKEPVFNLDATWITGDLREEALMKGFTVVDAPTIISTHISEIIKRHAEDIITRQDIVDIVERLKKDFPIVIEEAMKVTSYGALLKVCKDLLHEKIPIIDMLTIIEAIADIAEFTKAPEILLEHVRAKLYRLITQKFKDTDGILHIITIKPDVEQQFIGKLQEHHGISQLMLSIAEINNLVTKTKQLLDDVEMKGFSKVCMVVDPVLRKRISEIYEKFGLQIAVLSHAELDSKANFAIEGTLEF; via the coding sequence ATGAATTTTGATTTTAAAAAGATATTTACAAGAGATTTAATCGCTGTAGCATTGTTCCTTTCAATGCTTGCGATTATAATTGTTCCTTTAAATCAAGAGGCACTTGACTTTTTTATATCAGTATCGCTTGCTATATCTTTTCTTATTTTATTAATTTCTTTATATATTCAAAAACCAGCTGATTTAACAACTTTTCCAACTCTTATTTTGATTTTAGTTGTATTTAGACTTGCTTTAAGTATTGCAACCACAAGATCAATTTTGGGAGAAGGGCATAATGGTCCAGATGCTGTAAGTTCTATTATTACAGCATTTGGTCAATTTGTTGTTGGTGGAAATATGGTTATTGGTATAATCATATTTATCATATTAGTTTTAATTAACTTTATGGTTGTTACAAAAGGTGCTACAAGAGTTGCAGAAGTTACTGCAAGATTTACACTTGATTCTATGCCTGGTAAACAAATGGCGATTGATGCAGATTTAAATGCTGGATTTATAGATGATATACAAGCACAAGCAAGAAGAAAAGCTTTAATATCTGAAGCAAACTTCTATGGAGCGATGGATGGGTCTTCAAAGTTTGTTAAAGGTGATGCAATTGCAAGTATTATTATTACTTTAGTAAACTTGGTTGGAGGAATTTTAGTTGGTCTTTTCCAACATAATTTGTCTATTGCACAAGCAGGAGAAACTTATACTATTTTAACTATTGGTGATGGATTAGTTAGTCAAATTCCAGCCCTATTATTATCAACAGCAACAGCTATTATTATTACTCGTTCAAATACTGATGATGAAAAATTTGCTACACAAACAGTTAATCAGCTTATTAAAGATAGTAAATCTTTAATTTTAGTTGGTATTGGTTTAATGCTTTTTGCATTAGTTCCTGGTTTCCCAACATTCATTTTAATGACAATGGGTCTTTTAATGGGTGGATTAGGATATATTATTATTATGATTGAAAGAGGTGATAATAATATAGTTACAAGATTCTTGAAAACCCCCGAAGTTAAAAAAGTTGATAAACCAGAAGATTTAAAAGAAAAAAGAAGAACTGCTTCTGCCGCTGATGAAACACAGACAATTGAAACAATTATGAAGTTAGAAGTTTTAGAGTTAAAACTTGGAATCCGACTTTTACAGTTAGTTCAAGGAAACTCTGAACTTTTAGATAAAATTAAAGCAATAAGAAAAACAATAGCTAGTGAGTTAGGATTTGTAATACCACAAATTAGAATTTCTGATGATTCATATTTATCACCAAATGAATATCAACTTTATCTTAAAAGAATTCCTTTGGTAAAAGGAAGAATTGAAGTTGATAAGTTTCTTGCGATGGGTGGAACAGGAAATGAAAAATTACAAGGTATTCATGTAAAAGAACCTGTATTTAATCTTGATGCAACTTGGATAACTGGTGATTTAAGAGAAGAAGCTTTAATGAAAGGTTTTACTGTTGTTGATGCTCCAACGATTATATCTACGCATATTTCAGAGATTATTAAACGACATGCAGAAGATATTATAACAAGACAAGATATCGTTGATATTGTTGAAAGATTGAAAAAAGACTTCCCTATAGTAATAGAAGAAGCAATGAAAGTTACTTCTTATGGAGCATTATTAAAAGTTTGTAAAGATTTATTACATGAAAAAATACCAATTATTGATATGTTAACAATTATTGAAGCAATAGCAGATATTGCAGAGTTTACAAAAGCTCCTGAAATTTTATTAGAACACGTTAGAGCAAAATTATATAGATTAATTACTCAAAAATTCAAAGATACTGATGGAATTTTGCATATTATTACTATTAAACCTGATGTTGAGCAACAGTTTATTGGAAAGTTACAAGAACACCATGGAATTTCTCAATTGATGTTATCTATTGCAGAGATAAATAATCTAGTAACTAAAACAAAACAACTTCTTGATGATGTAGAAATGAAAGGTTTTTCTAAAGTTTGTATGGTTGTTGATCCTGTTTTAAGAAAAAGAATATCAGAAATTTATGAAAAATTTGGACTTCAAATTGCTGTCTTATCTCATGCTGAATTAGATTCAAAAGCAAATTTTGCTATTGAAGGTACTTTAGAGTTCTAA
- the flhB gene encoding flagellar biosynthesis protein FlhB produces MADDEEKTEEPTSKKLEDAKNEGNVSKSMEVVGASILTFGSIFLLFFSGSSMLEIKKLMMLSYNFIGQEMDGPLYYAITYTVVITLLKALAPLFILVILLGLVGNWAQFGFISIPLKFDLQKLDPIKGLKNIFGLKKLLEALKLSLKLAIIITVMFIIFSLTYNEFLAMMNKETMATISSMLQLTIYFIFTILFIIIIFAIMDFYFSKYYYMKSLKMSKQEIKDEYKNMEGDPQVKGRIRRIQMQMAQKRMMGNVPNADVVITNPTHYAVALKYDNKVNSAPVLVAKGIDFLALKIKDIAKENNVTIIENPALARALYDQIEVDKEIPNQFYKAIAEIFSYLYELKRKR; encoded by the coding sequence ATGGCTGATGATGAAGAAAAAACAGAAGAACCCACATCCAAGAAACTTGAAGATGCCAAAAATGAAGGTAATGTATCTAAATCAATGGAAGTTGTTGGTGCTTCTATTCTAACTTTTGGCTCAATCTTTTTATTGTTTTTTTCTGGCTCATCTATGTTAGAGATAAAAAAATTGATGATGCTTTCTTATAATTTTATAGGTCAAGAGATGGATGGTCCTCTTTACTATGCAATTACTTATACTGTTGTAATAACTTTATTAAAAGCATTAGCGCCTTTATTTATTTTAGTGATTCTTTTAGGACTTGTTGGAAATTGGGCACAATTTGGTTTTATTTCTATTCCTTTAAAATTTGATTTACAAAAATTAGATCCAATAAAAGGTTTAAAAAATATTTTTGGATTAAAAAAATTATTGGAAGCTTTAAAATTGAGCTTAAAATTAGCAATTATTATTACAGTTATGTTCATCATTTTTAGTTTAACATATAATGAATTTTTAGCAATGATGAATAAAGAAACAATGGCAACAATTTCATCAATGCTTCAATTAACAATATACTTTATATTCACAATTCTATTTATTATTATTATTTTTGCTATAATGGACTTTTACTTTTCTAAATATTATTATATGAAGTCTTTGAAAATGAGTAAACAAGAGATAAAAGATGAATATAAAAATATGGAGGGAGATCCTCAAGTAAAAGGTAGAATTAGAAGAATTCAAATGCAAATGGCACAAAAAAGAATGATGGGTAATGTACCAAATGCGGATGTTGTTATCACAAATCCAACTCATTATGCAGTTGCTTTGAAATATGATAATAAAGTAAATTCTGCACCAGTTCTTGTAGCTAAGGGTATTGATTTTTTAGCTTTAAAAATAAAAGATATAGCCAAAGAAAATAATGTAACAATAATAGAAAATCCAGCATTAGCTAGGGCTTTGTATGATCAAATTGAAGTTGATAAAGAGATACCAAATCAGTTTTATAAAGCAATTGCTGAAATTTTCTCTTATCTTTATGAATTAAAAAGAAAAAGGTAA
- a CDS encoding flagellar biosynthetic protein FliR, whose translation MEELLSLLNEQTVYQFLLLLARILAFVVFMPVFGHTAINVTVRIAFAFYLSIFIYPFVDIVTSINQNNFIISLISEITLGLVAAMLVNIIFSAVRIIGEFVEYSTALSMAMMFDPTTNSQEGLVAKLLFWISLMLFFQTGMYEMTLVILAKSFTMIHLGSFNIFSYDGIQLAIDEIKRMFSFAFAFALPLFFIGFIMDVYYGYGTKSMPAFSPFIITFQLKFALIFIFLILGMEIFADTFTNYFINKFE comes from the coding sequence ATGGAAGAACTACTATCTTTACTTAATGAACAAACTGTTTATCAATTTCTTCTTTTACTTGCAAGAATATTAGCTTTTGTTGTTTTTATGCCAGTTTTTGGACATACAGCAATTAATGTAACAGTTAGGATTGCTTTTGCATTTTATCTTTCAATATTCATATATCCTTTTGTAGATATTGTAACAAGCATAAATCAAAATAATTTTATAATAAGTTTAATTTCCGAGATAACTTTAGGTTTAGTTGCAGCAATGCTTGTAAATATAATTTTCTCAGCAGTTAGAATTATAGGGGAATTTGTAGAATACTCAACAGCTTTATCTATGGCTATGATGTTTGACCCAACGACAAACTCTCAAGAAGGTTTAGTTGCAAAATTACTTTTTTGGATATCATTGATGCTATTTTTCCAAACAGGAATGTATGAAATGACTTTAGTAATTTTGGCAAAAAGTTTTACCATGATACATTTAGGAAGTTTTAATATATTTTCTTATGATGGAATACAACTTGCAATAGATGAGATAAAAAGGATGTTTTCTTTTGCATTTGCATTTGCATTACCACTATTTTTTATTGGTTTTATAATGGATGTATATTATGGTTATGGTACAAAATCAATGCCAGCTTTTTCACCGTTTATTATTACTTTTCAGCTTAAATTCGCACTAATATTTATATTTTTGATATTAGGAATGGAGATATTTGCTGATACATTTACAAACTATTTTATTAATAAATTTGAATAA
- a CDS encoding flagellar hook-length control protein FliK, whose protein sequence is MASLVDVFVQNKTTTLDVPTSTSKDEGVKEAPSLFDSLLSDTAKKLEKPQEEIKTTSNNTNALEKKESSLNNLDATEKNSIEVSETKIEKNLNSEEPITSQDIADNKAQKSLSLLDRLIIEAKGELSEDKTVSNNSLNKPNENLKNEPNLDNKSSKESDIEVVDEKTVDISTEENAKEDTSLEENSEKTENTKNPILPNDTQIKEETSNNSSDIIKDNKIQNEVINNEIIKTEISKEENKKNTTKKDNILNIENNQQKNEEIKVDNKASLDSNFKELQETVTSEGNTVIKSDNTQTSNDANKTIDNLLIPTTEDGKPILENNQLEEKVEAKKSLMDYLIEKNSQKNILEVQDTKVTNLSKDESVVSKDFVSNIYLGEQKNSMVNQFLFNKNEALKLLQNGSISLEDIEKSANILNLELDDVSVEQDTTIQILKNAKQDLDLSSEKKNILDTMLSEKNIRSADIKNLITQSVEASSALLDNTLNVFNDVTVDINPTLLNNIQSRIIGAKQQMSQMMSDVARQMYENYKPPVTVFKINLNPVELGSISILMKNDKNNGLNISMSVSNMTTLDTLLGNQDLLRNSLAKTFNENTQFNLDFSSSNQNNRGNEQQSSNKQNRKFEDKIDTQTVLKLKEENKDRDDSLDYM, encoded by the coding sequence ATGGCAAGTTTAGTAGATGTTTTTGTACAAAACAAAACGACAACACTCGATGTTCCAACATCAACATCAAAAGATGAAGGTGTAAAAGAAGCACCTTCTTTATTTGATTCTTTATTAAGTGACACTGCTAAAAAACTTGAAAAACCTCAAGAAGAGATAAAAACAACTAGTAATAATACTAATGCGTTAGAAAAAAAAGAAAGTAGTTTAAATAACTTAGATGCTACAGAAAAAAACAGTATCGAAGTTTCTGAGACTAAAATAGAAAAAAATCTCAATAGTGAAGAGCCAATAACTAGTCAAGATATAGCAGATAATAAAGCTCAAAAATCTTTATCTTTATTAGATAGACTAATAATTGAAGCAAAAGGTGAACTATCTGAAGACAAAACAGTTTCTAATAATTCTTTAAACAAACCAAATGAAAATCTTAAAAATGAGCCAAATTTAGATAATAAAAGTAGTAAAGAAAGTGATATTGAAGTAGTTGATGAAAAAACAGTTGATATTTCAACTGAAGAAAATGCTAAAGAGGATACTTCTTTAGAAGAAAATAGTGAAAAAACAGAAAATACTAAAAATCCTATTTTACCAAACGATACTCAAATAAAAGAAGAAACGAGTAACAACTCATCTGATATAATAAAAGATAATAAAATTCAAAATGAAGTTATTAATAACGAAATCATAAAAACAGAAATATCAAAAGAAGAGAATAAAAAAAATACTACAAAAAAAGATAATATTTTAAATATCGAAAATAATCAACAAAAAAATGAAGAGATAAAAGTAGATAATAAAGCTTCTTTAGATAGTAATTTTAAAGAACTTCAAGAAACTGTAACTTCAGAAGGAAATACAGTTATAAAAAGTGATAATACTCAAACTTCAAATGATGCTAATAAAACTATTGATAATTTATTGATACCAACAACAGAAGATGGAAAACCTATTTTAGAAAATAATCAATTAGAAGAAAAAGTAGAAGCTAAAAAAAGTTTGATGGATTATTTAATTGAAAAAAATAGTCAAAAAAATATTTTAGAAGTACAAGATACTAAAGTTACAAATTTATCAAAAGATGAAAGTGTTGTTTCAAAAGATTTTGTTTCAAATATTTATTTAGGTGAACAAAAAAATTCTATGGTAAATCAATTTTTATTTAATAAAAATGAAGCTTTAAAATTATTACAAAATGGTTCAATATCTCTTGAAGATATAGAAAAAAGTGCAAATATTTTAAATCTAGAATTAGATGATGTATCTGTTGAACAAGATACTACTATACAAATTTTAAAAAATGCAAAACAAGATTTGGATTTAAGTAGCGAAAAGAAAAATATTTTAGATACGATGCTTAGTGAAAAAAATATTAGAAGTGCTGATATAAAAAATCTAATTACACAATCAGTTGAAGCAAGTAGTGCTTTACTTGATAATACACTAAATGTTTTTAATGATGTAACTGTTGATATAAATCCAACATTATTAAATAATATTCAATCTAGAATTATTGGTGCTAAACAACAAATGTCTCAAATGATGTCAGATGTTGCAAGACAGATGTATGAAAATTATAAACCACCTGTTACTGTTTTTAAAATCAATTTAAATCCAGTTGAACTTGGTAGTATTTCTATTTTAATGAAGAATGATAAAAATAATGGTTTAAATATTAGTATGAGTGTTTCAAATATGACAACTTTAGATACACTATTAGGTAATCAAGACTTATTGAGAAATTCTTTAGCTAAAACATTCAATGAAAATACTCAATTCAATCTTGACTTTAGCTCTTCTAACCAAAATAATCGAGGAAATGAACAACAATCTTCAAATAAACAAAATAGAAAGTTTGAAGATAAGATTGATACTCAAACGGTTTTAAAATTAAAAGAAGAAAATAAAGATAGAGATGATAGTTTAGATTATATGTAA
- a CDS encoding tetratricopeptide repeat protein yields the protein MKFIFVLFLLVITLNAQQEKDFYYSFIDSNGQQIPQKVTQTIVDGLNYLQYIRDLAQDGKINEAFTKIKDFKENNKTKILYSDIMILYSELALKNQSKKLLLETSVELEKAINSSLVSQQDLLKAYMILVDLKLGVNKIEDAKYFSKIIIENFDDELTKTYGKISLSKVYKYQKDYEKATKTLFEILSSTKDKQVATVVGNELFDIYLLQGKNEEAKELMTQILKSNMAFYINDVFLANKKIDVFARLGMIDQSIELLQGIIEKSKKDDAIEDAKFKLANIYMQLYDKTDLYLDKAKTLYKNILDDYPKGEHAKDSQMYLDEILMRQNILVPNNVAEKYTDNEDMQQKALLQELINNNKNKQYEEILKFEKAYREIPIKILKRFGYDTINDLLDEVYIQIIKDYISKEECVELNKILKNIKFSIWQKLVNDEVMRGGLINCVVEVPSEESYSQIKNIFNDTTDANMYLILETMAYSLNYIDDALYFSSKIEAINDKKVLEKEFLYKYQVIKAKNDSNRLDRFLKSVSENEEYISQNENNPVIIDFYYDYYNYLLRNDIEKANKVLKKLYDKQNEFRAFVYSPLVESDLSKVAKKENKTQEALNYLLEGIERSKRIKPDELARMYYEILSLYSDLGDSKNSDEYLKKCKDLKNVSEDNLYKKMCDMK from the coding sequence TTGAAATTTATATTTGTATTGTTTTTATTAGTAATTACTTTAAATGCACAACAAGAAAAAGATTTTTATTATAGCTTTATTGATTCAAATGGACAACAAATTCCCCAAAAAGTAACTCAAACAATAGTTGATGGCTTGAACTATTTACAATATATAAGAGATTTAGCACAAGATGGAAAAATAAACGAAGCCTTTACAAAAATAAAAGATTTTAAAGAAAATAATAAAACAAAAATTTTGTATTCAGATATTATGATTTTATATTCAGAATTAGCATTAAAAAATCAATCAAAGAAATTATTACTAGAAACTTCAGTTGAACTAGAAAAAGCAATAAATAGCTCTTTAGTCAGCCAACAAGATTTATTAAAAGCATATATGATTTTAGTAGATTTAAAACTAGGAGTAAATAAAATTGAAGATGCAAAGTATTTTTCAAAAATAATTATAGAAAATTTTGATGATGAACTTACAAAAACTTATGGGAAAATATCTCTTTCAAAAGTTTATAAATACCAAAAAGATTATGAAAAAGCTACAAAAACTCTTTTTGAAATATTGTCTTCGACAAAAGATAAACAAGTTGCAACTGTTGTAGGGAATGAACTATTTGATATTTACTTATTACAAGGTAAAAATGAAGAAGCAAAAGAGTTAATGACTCAAATTCTTAAAAGTAATATGGCTTTTTATATAAATGATGTTTTTTTAGCAAATAAAAAAATTGATGTTTTTGCAAGACTTGGAATGATTGACCAATCAATCGAACTTCTTCAAGGAATTATTGAAAAGTCAAAAAAAGATGATGCAATAGAAGATGCAAAATTTAAGTTAGCAAATATTTATATGCAACTTTATGACAAAACAGATCTTTATTTAGATAAAGCGAAAACTTTATATAAAAATATTTTAGATGATTATCCAAAAGGAGAACATGCAAAAGATTCTCAAATGTATCTTGATGAAATTTTAATGAGGCAAAATATTTTGGTTCCAAATAATGTTGCTGAAAAATATACTGATAATGAAGATATGCAACAAAAAGCTCTACTTCAAGAACTAATAAATAATAATAAAAATAAGCAGTATGAAGAGATATTAAAATTTGAAAAAGCTTATAGAGAAATTCCAATTAAAATACTAAAACGATTTGGATATGACACTATAAATGACCTTTTAGATGAAGTATATATTCAAATTATAAAAGATTATATATCTAAAGAAGAGTGTGTTGAATTAAATAAAATCTTAAAAAATATAAAATTTTCAATTTGGCAAAAATTGGTTAATGATGAGGTTATGAGAGGTGGACTTATAAATTGTGTTGTAGAAGTTCCTTCGGAAGAGTCTTATTCCCAAATTAAAAATATTTTTAATGATACAACAGATGCAAATATGTATTTGATTCTTGAAACTATGGCTTATTCTCTAAATTATATAGATGATGCTTTATATTTTTCATCAAAAATTGAAGCTATAAATGATAAAAAAGTTTTAGAAAAAGAGTTTTTATATAAATATCAAGTAATTAAGGCTAAAAATGATTCTAATAGATTGGATAGATTTTTAAAATCTGTATCTGAAAATGAAGAATATATTTCACAAAATGAGAATAATCCAGTGATTATAGACTTTTATTATGATTACTATAACTATTTATTGAGAAATGACATTGAAAAAGCAAATAAAGTATTAAAAAAACTTTATGACAAACAGAATGAATTTAGAGCCTTTGTGTATTCTCCTTTAGTAGAGAGTGATTTGTCAAAAGTTGCAAAAAAAGAAAATAAAACTCAAGAAGCACTTAACTATTTATTAGAAGGAATAGAGCGTTCAAAAAGAATAAAACCAGATGAATTAGCAAGAATGTATTATGAGATTTTATCTTTATATAGTGATTTAGGAGATAGCAAAAATAGTGATGAATATCTTAAAAAATGTAAAGATTTAAAAAATGTATCAGAAGATAATTTATACAAAAAAATGTGTGATATGAAATGA
- the flgC gene encoding flagellar basal body rod protein FlgC: MGFFDGYNVATSGMSAQRTRINVVSANIANAKTTHTAEGGPYKKQEVVFEDVLVANTNKRTNANDVETTNSPLSESSLRGVGVRKIIQSDAKPVLKYDPTHPDANEKGYVAYPDINPVIEMVNLIEAMRSYEANVTSFNTHRGIDSKTLEILNS; this comes from the coding sequence ATGGGTTTTTTTGATGGATATAATGTAGCAACATCTGGAATGAGTGCACAAAGAACTAGAATAAATGTAGTAAGTGCAAATATTGCAAATGCTAAGACAACTCATACGGCTGAAGGTGGACCTTACAAAAAGCAAGAAGTTGTTTTTGAAGATGTTTTAGTTGCAAATACAAATAAAAGAACAAATGCAAATGATGTTGAAACTACAAATAGTCCTTTATCAGAAAGTTCTTTAAGAGGAGTAGGAGTAAGAAAAATAATTCAATCAGATGCTAAACCAGTTTTAAAATATGATCCAACTCATCCTGATGCAAATGAAAAAGGGTATGTTGCATATCCTGATATTAATCCTGTAATTGAAATGGTAAATTTAATAGAAGCTATGAGATCTTATGAAGCGAATGTCACTTCATTTAATACTCATAGAGGTATTGATAGCAAAACTTTAGAAATATTAAACTCATAA
- the flgL gene encoding flagellar hook-associated protein FlgL: MIAQVNSSLYRLNNLNSTQDKLNYQMGGEKLEYGSDDSMLFGRLSHINDKVLTQTEIKDQLERTNVLNKNADSAISTVKLKLESVKEELIKANTSTTSIEGLEAIAQNLSGYKQNLLDLANTQVEGQYLFSGSDSSVKAFTMDANGKVTYNGNDSLRKIAVDEGSYRESGVNGLELFYYTANSASKGETLTFEDADRILDQEGNEWTLDTATNILSKKNWDGSFDTLTVTPPTAPATEYSVTVPNTDGTRFEAKRSVFDLLDDAVSSLKGLDSSGNATLTYEQRRAGISSAQDEIDKANNNVSIAHADLGARNKTFNNSLDIIESKISQYNKTYTEIGSSNLTEVGIKLKSLELMFSALYSTISQTNQLSLVNYMK; encoded by the coding sequence ATGATAGCACAAGTTAATTCCTCACTGTATAGATTAAATAATTTGAATAGTACTCAAGATAAGTTAAACTACCAAATGGGTGGTGAAAAGCTTGAATATGGAAGTGACGATTCTATGCTTTTTGGAAGACTTTCTCATATAAATGATAAAGTATTGACTCAAACAGAGATAAAAGATCAACTTGAAAGAACAAACGTTTTAAATAAGAATGCAGATTCAGCAATATCTACTGTGAAGCTTAAATTAGAATCAGTAAAAGAAGAACTTATTAAAGCAAATACATCAACAACAAGTATTGAAGGGCTGGAAGCAATTGCACAGAATCTTTCTGGATATAAACAAAATCTTTTAGATTTAGCAAATACTCAAGTTGAAGGGCAATATTTATTTTCTGGTTCGGATTCTTCAGTAAAAGCTTTTACAATGGATGCAAATGGAAAAGTAACATATAATGGAAATGATAGTTTAAGAAAAATTGCTGTTGATGAAGGTTCTTATAGAGAATCAGGAGTTAATGGTCTTGAACTTTTTTATTATACTGCTAACTCAGCATCAAAAGGTGAAACTTTAACTTTTGAAGATGCTGATAGAATACTTGACCAAGAGGGGAATGAATGGACATTAGATACGGCTACAAATATTTTGTCTAAAAAAAATTGGGATGGTTCGTTTGATACTTTAACTGTTACTCCTCCAACTGCACCAGCAACTGAATATAGCGTTACAGTACCAAATACTGATGGGACAAGATTTGAAGCAAAAAGAAGTGTTTTTGATTTGTTAGATGATGCAGTAAGTAGTTTAAAAGGTTTAGATAGTAGTGGAAATGCAACTTTAACTTATGAACAAAGACGTGCTGGAATTTCTTCAGCACAAGATGAAATAGATAAAGCGAATAATAATGTTAGTATTGCACATGCAGATTTAGGTGCAAGAAATAAGACATTCAATAACTCTTTAGATATAATAGAATCAAAAATTAGTCAATATAATAAAACATATACAGAAATAGGTTCTTCTAACTTAACAGAAGTTGGAATTAAACTAAAAAGCTTAGAATTAATGTTCTCAGCTTTATATTCAACTATAAGCCAAACAAACCAATTGTCATTAGTTAATTATATGAAATAG